Proteins co-encoded in one Apis mellifera strain DH4 linkage group LG15, Amel_HAv3.1, whole genome shotgun sequence genomic window:
- the LOC413515 gene encoding zinc finger protein 37 isoform X2 gives MELSHEILDTIDINDDKDVIEVLKHAINGESVIVESEATEDSLETEIEEIIEIIEEIEEEKEEIPQDEITFIENKNVNIKTEIENYTFDEDNSIFKTQSEKEYEKKNQYNKHNNKQLITYDVHEDWQDEDMEEEECQFELNFEHNSNTLNHCTESLQGQRILNCDKKYVNNQIISLPLQTNKSELRDNTESLGRIEKCKLNQEFENNMNDENIDNNVSHEIVKNVENNLLYTVLGTKKQSSIKTLQPDKLSDTHYIKMEQLDENTIPIGGTIYYEADNIETLYVAQTVDDNEQYSYDTAVIENEEQVWETTNSDSNQNQEKENSQNQIFLHEDEDGQLYYKDETGTLQPVYLTEDGHYAIAENSNDSESKESQIKSQQNARKMEEESYSIPDNEFKSTYNNKQNSIISATDLDNEDNTVTISLIISEDEHGQKRTQVIIPTTDNLKCDICNKNFKTSLQLLRHNRLKHAREEDITTRNFPCDLCPKRYPDQNSLARHRKTHTGDRPFQCLECHKNFPTSTALRRHLTLHNSQSRPLPCIYCGRRFVDKASLVKHEQSHLAGDQRTHTCDQGANEEILSCDVCGITYKFMSSLTRHMVTTHMNPEKLRQQAEEQRRKRENNYRRYLENRKIYETQHSGGYGTKRNYHNTRILSGSNDEAA, from the exons atggAATTATCACATGAAATACTTGATACAATAGATATTAATGATGACAAAGATGTGATAGAAGTATTAAAACATGCTATCAATGGTGAAAGTGTTATAGTAGAATCAGAAGCTACAGAAGATTCTCTAGAAacagaaatagaagaaattatagaaataatagaagaaatagaagaagaaaaagaagaaataccacaagatgaaattacatttattgaaaacaaaaatgtcaatattaaaacagaaatagaaaattatacttttgatGAAGACAATTCAATCTTCAAAACACAATCTgagaaagaatatgaaaaaaaaaatcagtataataaacataataataaacaacttATAACATATGATGTACATGAAGATTGGCAAGATGAAGatatggaagaagaagaatgtcAATTTGAATTAAACTTTGAACATAATTCAAATACATTAAATCATTGTACAGAATCTTTGCAAGGACaaagaatattgaattgtgataaaaaatatgtaaataatcaaataatttctttaccattacaaacaaataaatcagAATTGAGGGACAATACAGAATCTTTGGgtagaatagaaaaatgtaaattaaatcaggagtttgaaaataatatgaatgatgaaaatattgataataacgTAAGTCATGAAATTGTGAAgaatgttgaaaataatttattatatactgtaCTTGgtacaaaaaaacaaagttcaaTAAAAACATTGCAACCAGATAAACTTTCAGATACTCATTATATTAAG atggaACAATTAGATGAAAATACTATACCAATTGGAGgaacaatttattatgaagCTGATAATATAGAAACATTATATGTTGCACAAACAGTAGATGATAATGAACAATATTCTTATGATACTGCAGTAATAGAAAATGAGGAACAAGTATGGGAAACAACTAATTCAGATTCTAatcaaaatcaagaaaaagaaaattctcag aatcaaatatttttacatgaagATGAAGATGGTCAATTATACTATAAAGATGAAACTGGAACCTTACAACCAGTATATTTAACTGAAGATGGACATTACGCTATTGCAGAAAATAGTAATGATTCTGAAAGTAAAGAATCACAAATTAAATCACAACAGAATGctagaaaaatggaagaagaatctTACTCTATACCAGATAATGAATTCAAATCTACTTATAACAATAAAcag aATTCTATAATATCTGCTACTGATCTTGATAATGAAGACAATACTGTAactatatctttaataatatctgaGGATGAACATGGACAAAAAAGGACACAAGTGATTATACCAACaacagataatttaaaatgtgatatctgtaataaaaactttaaaacatCACTTCAATTACTTCGACATAATAGACTGAAACATGCTCGTGAAGAAGATATTACAACAAGAAATTTTCCATGTGATTTATGTCCTAAAag atatccaGATCAAAATTCTTTAGCTCGTCACAGAAAAACTCATACTGGTGATCGACCATTTCAGTGCCTCGAATGTCATAAAAACTTTCCAACATCTACTGCTCTACGTCGTCATTTGACACTTCATAATTCACAATCTCGACCTCTTCCATGCATTTACTGTGGTCGTCGTTTCGTAGATAAAGCTAGTTTGGTTAAACACGAGCAGTCGCATTTGGCTGGTGATCAGCGGACCCACACATGCGAT cAAGGAGCAAATGAAGAAATACTTTCTTGCGATGTATGTGGTATCACGTATAAATTCATGAGTTCATTGACAAGGCATATGGTGACGACACACATGAATCCAGAAAAATTAAGACAACAAGCAGAAGAACAACGAAGAAAGCGCGAAAATAATTACCGTCGTTATttagaaaatcgaaaaatttatgaaactcaACATTCAGGAGGATATGGAACTAAacgaaattatcataatacgCGTATACTTAGTGGAAGTAATGATGAAGCAGCTTGA
- the LOC413515 gene encoding zinc finger protein 62 isoform X1 codes for MELSHEILDTIDINDDKDVIEVLKHAINGESVIVESEATEDSLETEIEEIIEIIEEIEEEKEEIPQDEITFIENKNVNIKTEIENYTFDEDNSIFKTQSEKEYEKKNQYNKHNNKQLITYDVHEDWQDEDMEEEECQFELNFEHNSNTLNHCTESLQGQRILNCDKKYVNNQIISLPLQTNKSELRDNTESLGRIEKCKLNQEFENNMNDENIDNNVSHEIVKNVENNLLYTVLGTKKQSSIKTLQPDKLSDTHYIKMEQLDENTIPIGGTIYYEADNIETLYVAQTVDDNEQYSYDTAVIENEEQVWETTNSDSNQNQEKENSQNQIFLHEDEDGQLYYKDETGTLQPVYLTEDGHYAIAENSNDSESKESQIKSQQNARKMEEESYSIPDNEFKSTYNNKQNSIISATDLDNEDNTVTISLIISEDEHGQKRTQVIIPTTDNLKCDICNKNFKTSLQLLRHNRLKHAREEDITTRNFPCDLCPKRYPDQNSLARHRKTHTGDRPFQCLECHKNFPTSTALRRHLTLHNSQSRPLPCIYCGRRFVDKASLVKHEQSHLAGDQRTHTCDVCHKSFLHATDLSLHKKYHDPDKKFDCNVCGREFNRLNNLQRHMMVHQQQGANEEILSCDVCGITYKFMSSLTRHMVTTHMNPEKLRQQAEEQRRKRENNYRRYLENRKIYETQHSGGYGTKRNYHNTRILSGSNDEAA; via the exons atggAATTATCACATGAAATACTTGATACAATAGATATTAATGATGACAAAGATGTGATAGAAGTATTAAAACATGCTATCAATGGTGAAAGTGTTATAGTAGAATCAGAAGCTACAGAAGATTCTCTAGAAacagaaatagaagaaattatagaaataatagaagaaatagaagaagaaaaagaagaaataccacaagatgaaattacatttattgaaaacaaaaatgtcaatattaaaacagaaatagaaaattatacttttgatGAAGACAATTCAATCTTCAAAACACAATCTgagaaagaatatgaaaaaaaaaatcagtataataaacataataataaacaacttATAACATATGATGTACATGAAGATTGGCAAGATGAAGatatggaagaagaagaatgtcAATTTGAATTAAACTTTGAACATAATTCAAATACATTAAATCATTGTACAGAATCTTTGCAAGGACaaagaatattgaattgtgataaaaaatatgtaaataatcaaataatttctttaccattacaaacaaataaatcagAATTGAGGGACAATACAGAATCTTTGGgtagaatagaaaaatgtaaattaaatcaggagtttgaaaataatatgaatgatgaaaatattgataataacgTAAGTCATGAAATTGTGAAgaatgttgaaaataatttattatatactgtaCTTGgtacaaaaaaacaaagttcaaTAAAAACATTGCAACCAGATAAACTTTCAGATACTCATTATATTAAG atggaACAATTAGATGAAAATACTATACCAATTGGAGgaacaatttattatgaagCTGATAATATAGAAACATTATATGTTGCACAAACAGTAGATGATAATGAACAATATTCTTATGATACTGCAGTAATAGAAAATGAGGAACAAGTATGGGAAACAACTAATTCAGATTCTAatcaaaatcaagaaaaagaaaattctcag aatcaaatatttttacatgaagATGAAGATGGTCAATTATACTATAAAGATGAAACTGGAACCTTACAACCAGTATATTTAACTGAAGATGGACATTACGCTATTGCAGAAAATAGTAATGATTCTGAAAGTAAAGAATCACAAATTAAATCACAACAGAATGctagaaaaatggaagaagaatctTACTCTATACCAGATAATGAATTCAAATCTACTTATAACAATAAAcag aATTCTATAATATCTGCTACTGATCTTGATAATGAAGACAATACTGTAactatatctttaataatatctgaGGATGAACATGGACAAAAAAGGACACAAGTGATTATACCAACaacagataatttaaaatgtgatatctgtaataaaaactttaaaacatCACTTCAATTACTTCGACATAATAGACTGAAACATGCTCGTGAAGAAGATATTACAACAAGAAATTTTCCATGTGATTTATGTCCTAAAag atatccaGATCAAAATTCTTTAGCTCGTCACAGAAAAACTCATACTGGTGATCGACCATTTCAGTGCCTCGAATGTCATAAAAACTTTCCAACATCTACTGCTCTACGTCGTCATTTGACACTTCATAATTCACAATCTCGACCTCTTCCATGCATTTACTGTGGTCGTCGTTTCGTAGATAAAGCTAGTTTGGTTAAACACGAGCAGTCGCATTTGGCTGGTGATCAGCGGACCCACACATGCGATGTATGTCATAAATCATTCTTACATGCAACTGATCTGAgtcttcataaaaaatatcatgatCCTGATAAGAAATTTGACTGTAATGTTTGTGGTCGAGAGTTCAACAGATTGAACAATTTGCAGAGACATATGATGGTACATCAACAA cAAGGAGCAAATGAAGAAATACTTTCTTGCGATGTATGTGGTATCACGTATAAATTCATGAGTTCATTGACAAGGCATATGGTGACGACACACATGAATCCAGAAAAATTAAGACAACAAGCAGAAGAACAACGAAGAAAGCGCGAAAATAATTACCGTCGTTATttagaaaatcgaaaaatttatgaaactcaACATTCAGGAGGATATGGAACTAAacgaaattatcataatacgCGTATACTTAGTGGAAGTAATGATGAAGCAGCTTGA